One window of the Nocardioides jiangxiensis genome contains the following:
- the rplU gene encoding 50S ribosomal protein L21: MYAIVKAGAKQQKVAVGDVIEIDLVSAKAGESVEIPVVLLVDGEAVTSTGLDKASVSAEVLGGFKGPKIIIQKYKNKTGYKKRQGHRQKYTQVKVTAINA; encoded by the coding sequence GTGTACGCGATCGTCAAGGCTGGCGCCAAGCAGCAGAAGGTTGCCGTGGGCGACGTCATCGAGATCGACCTCGTTTCGGCCAAGGCCGGCGAGTCCGTCGAGATCCCCGTCGTTCTCCTCGTCGACGGTGAGGCCGTGACCTCCACCGGTCTCGACAAGGCCTCCGTCTCCGCTGAGGTCCTCGGCGGCTTCAAGGGCCCGAAGATCATCATCCAGAAGTACAAGAACAAGACCGGCTACAAGAAGCGCCAGGGTCACCGCCAGAAGTACACCCAGGTCAAGGTCACCGCGATCAACGCCTGA
- a CDS encoding TIGR03936 family radical SAM-associated protein, producing the protein MREQPEQQAPPVQRLRIRYAKRGRLRFTSHRDFSRAFERAVFRARIPMAYSSGFNPHPRISYAGAAPTGSASEAEYVEIALREVVDPAGVQALLAEALPDGLDVLTVVASPGGSLADRLEASRWLIDLAVPVAEAQAAVATFLAADEVLVERMTKKGLRSFDCRAAVLALSVEAGERGSRLDVVLRHGVPSVRPDDVVTGVGLVDGAGAPLYTRLAQGPLEGDATIGDPLA; encoded by the coding sequence GTGCGTGAACAGCCCGAGCAGCAGGCCCCTCCGGTCCAGCGACTGCGGATCCGGTATGCCAAGCGTGGCCGCCTCCGCTTCACCAGCCACCGCGACTTCAGTCGTGCCTTCGAGCGCGCCGTCTTCCGCGCCCGGATCCCGATGGCCTACTCCTCGGGCTTCAACCCGCACCCGCGGATCTCCTACGCCGGCGCCGCGCCGACGGGCTCCGCCAGCGAGGCTGAGTACGTCGAGATCGCGCTGCGTGAGGTCGTCGACCCGGCCGGTGTGCAGGCGCTGCTCGCCGAGGCACTGCCCGACGGCCTCGACGTCCTGACCGTCGTCGCTTCGCCGGGCGGGTCCCTCGCCGACCGGCTGGAGGCGAGCCGCTGGCTGATCGACCTGGCCGTGCCCGTCGCCGAGGCCCAGGCCGCGGTGGCGACGTTCCTCGCTGCCGACGAGGTTCTCGTCGAGCGCATGACGAAGAAGGGGCTGCGCTCCTTCGACTGCCGCGCGGCGGTCCTCGCCCTCTCCGTGGAGGCGGGGGAGCGGGGCAGCCGCCTCGACGTCGTGCTGCGCCACGGCGTGCCGAGCGTCCGCCCGGACGACGTGGTCACCGGCGTCGGGCTCGTCGACGGCGCGGGCGCGCCGCTCTACACGCGTCTGGCCCAGGGGCCCCTGGAGGGCGACGCCACGATCGGCGACCCGCTGGCCTGA
- the proB gene encoding glutamate 5-kinase, with protein MSTRTEVTSAARIVVKVGSSSLTTAAGGIDPERVRRLVDVLAGVRARGTEVVLVSSGAIAAGLAPLGLKKRPRGLAAQQAAASVGQGLLVHRYTEELARHGLIAGQVLLTVDDVTRRAHYRNAHQTLAELLQLGVLPVVNENDTVATHEIRFGDNDRLAALVAQMVHADLLVLLSDVDGLYDGHPSQPGTRMLHEVRGEADLAGVQIGSVGAAGVGTGGMVTKVEAARIATGAGIPVVLTSADNASAALTGDAVGTLFHATGKRRPTRLLWLAHATEPKGRLLLDAGAARAVVSRGASLLAAGLTGCEGAFEAGDPVDLVDPAGASVARGLVNFDASEVPGLLGKSSAVLLQEFGEGYDRVVVHRDDLVLL; from the coding sequence GTGAGCACCCGGACCGAGGTGACCTCGGCGGCGCGCATCGTCGTCAAGGTCGGCTCCTCCTCGCTGACCACCGCCGCCGGCGGCATCGACCCCGAGCGCGTACGTCGCCTGGTCGACGTCCTGGCGGGCGTGCGCGCCCGCGGCACCGAGGTGGTGCTCGTCTCGAGCGGTGCCATCGCCGCGGGCCTGGCGCCCCTCGGCCTGAAGAAGCGCCCTCGCGGCCTCGCGGCCCAGCAGGCGGCTGCCTCCGTGGGTCAGGGGCTGCTGGTCCACCGCTACACCGAGGAGCTCGCGCGCCACGGCCTCATCGCGGGCCAGGTGCTGCTCACGGTCGACGACGTCACGCGCCGCGCGCACTACCGCAACGCGCACCAGACCCTCGCGGAGCTGTTGCAGCTCGGGGTGCTCCCCGTGGTCAACGAGAACGACACCGTCGCGACGCACGAGATCCGGTTCGGCGACAACGACCGCCTGGCCGCCCTCGTCGCGCAGATGGTCCACGCCGACCTGCTCGTGCTGCTCTCCGACGTCGACGGCCTGTACGACGGCCACCCGTCGCAGCCGGGCACCCGGATGCTGCACGAGGTCCGTGGCGAGGCCGACCTGGCCGGGGTGCAGATCGGCTCGGTGGGCGCAGCGGGCGTGGGCACGGGCGGCATGGTCACCAAGGTCGAGGCGGCCCGCATCGCGACCGGGGCGGGCATCCCCGTCGTCCTGACCTCGGCCGACAACGCCTCGGCCGCGCTGACCGGCGACGCGGTCGGCACCCTCTTCCACGCCACCGGCAAGCGGCGTCCGACGCGGCTGCTCTGGCTGGCCCACGCCACCGAGCCCAAGGGACGCCTCCTGCTCGACGCCGGTGCCGCTCGCGCGGTCGTGTCGCGCGGTGCCTCGCTGCTGGCAGCCGGCCTGACCGGCTGCGAGGGGGCGTTCGAGGCCGGGGACCCGGTCGACCTCGTCGACCCCGCCGGCGCCTCCGTGGCGCGCGGGCTGGTCAACTTCGACGCGTCCGAGGTGCCGGGCCTCCTCGGGAAGTCGTCGGCCGTGCTGCTGCAGGAGTTCGGCGAGGGCTACGACCGCGTCGTCGTCCACCGCGACGACCTCGTCCTGCTCTGA
- a CDS encoding cysteine desulfurase family protein — protein MTYLDHAATTPMRPEAIEAMAAQFGKAGNASSLHASGRAARRIVEESRERIAQVLGARPTEVVFTSGGTEADNLALKGLWWSRARRRVVSTAIEHHAVLDPLEWLREHEGAEVTLLPVDAGCRLDLAALDAALREPDDIAFLSVMWANNETGVLQPLDEVVTRASALGVPVHSDAVQAVGAVPVDFAASGLDALTLTGHKIGGPYGVGALLVRRDLELTPLQHGGGQERDLRSGTIDVPAIAGFAAAVELAVKEQADARARLAALRDELVAGVLGAVPDARVHGDPTQQLPGHANIGFPGCEGDSLLMLLDAQGVECSTGSACNAGVPQPSHVLLAMGCSPEEARGSLRFSLGHTSTGSDVAALVAAIGPAVERARAAGVRR, from the coding sequence ATGACCTACCTCGACCACGCTGCGACCACCCCGATGCGCCCGGAGGCGATCGAGGCCATGGCTGCGCAGTTCGGGAAGGCCGGCAACGCCTCGTCGCTGCACGCCTCGGGCCGCGCCGCGCGCCGGATCGTCGAGGAGTCGCGGGAGCGGATCGCCCAGGTGCTCGGCGCCCGGCCGACCGAGGTGGTCTTCACCTCCGGCGGCACCGAGGCAGACAACCTGGCCCTCAAGGGCCTGTGGTGGTCGCGTGCGCGCCGCCGGGTGGTGTCGACCGCGATCGAGCACCACGCGGTCCTCGACCCGCTGGAGTGGCTGCGCGAGCACGAGGGGGCCGAGGTGACGCTGCTGCCCGTCGATGCGGGCTGCCGCCTGGACCTGGCCGCCCTGGACGCCGCGCTCCGCGAGCCAGACGACATCGCCTTCCTCTCCGTGATGTGGGCGAACAACGAGACCGGTGTGCTGCAGCCGCTCGACGAGGTCGTCACGCGGGCGTCGGCCCTCGGCGTGCCGGTGCACAGTGACGCGGTCCAGGCGGTCGGCGCTGTGCCGGTGGACTTCGCTGCGAGCGGCCTCGACGCGCTGACGCTCACCGGCCACAAGATCGGTGGGCCCTACGGCGTGGGCGCCCTGCTGGTGCGGCGTGACCTGGAGCTGACTCCGCTCCAGCACGGAGGCGGGCAGGAGCGCGACCTGCGCAGCGGGACCATCGACGTACCCGCCATCGCCGGCTTCGCCGCCGCCGTCGAGCTCGCCGTCAAGGAGCAGGCCGACGCCCGGGCCCGGCTCGCCGCCCTCCGCGACGAGCTCGTCGCGGGTGTCCTCGGTGCCGTCCCCGATGCACGCGTGCACGGCGACCCCACCCAGCAGCTTCCGGGCCACGCCAACATCGGCTTCCCCGGCTGCGAGGGCGACTCGCTGCTGATGCTGCTCGACGCCCAGGGGGTCGAGTGCTCGACCGGCTCGGCCTGCAACGCCGGCGTCCCGCAGCCCTCGCACGTCCTGCTGGCCATGGGCTGCAGCCCGGAGGAGGCGCGCGGCTCGCTCCGGTTCAGCCTCGGCCACACCTCGACCGGCTCCGACGTCGCCGCCCTGGTCGCCGCGATCGGCCCGGCCGTCGAGCGCGCCCGCGCCGCCGGCGTACGACGGTGA
- the mnmA gene encoding tRNA 2-thiouridine(34) synthase MnmA, whose translation MRVLAAMSGGVDSAVAAARAVEAGHDVTGIHLALSRNPRSYRSGARGCCTIEDSNDARRAADVLGIPFYVWDMSEEFHEGVVEDFKAEYAAGRTPNPCLRCNEKIKFAAVLERGLALGFDAVVTGHYATLRTGPGNVVELHRAADGAKDQSYVLGVLTQEQLAHSLFPLGDTTKPRIREEAARRGLLVADKPDSHDICFIADGDTGGWLTEKLGADAPSAGSIVDTSGAVLGEHAGTHHFTIGQRKGLRLGVPAPDGRPRFVLDIEPVSGTVTVGPREDLRVDGLTCIAPRWCGAVPTALDGPEVTVQLRAHGAEHRARVTVGSSAPALPMARAQADDLVEIELLEPASGIAPGQAAVIYDGTRVVGSATIAATRRTAVGEGA comes from the coding sequence ATGAGGGTCTTGGCAGCCATGTCGGGCGGCGTCGACTCCGCCGTGGCCGCGGCGCGCGCCGTCGAGGCCGGGCACGACGTCACCGGCATCCACCTCGCGCTCTCGCGCAACCCGAGGTCCTACCGCTCCGGTGCACGCGGCTGCTGCACCATCGAGGACAGCAACGACGCGCGCCGCGCTGCCGACGTCCTGGGCATCCCGTTCTACGTCTGGGACATGAGCGAGGAGTTCCACGAGGGCGTCGTGGAGGACTTCAAGGCGGAGTACGCCGCCGGCCGCACGCCCAACCCGTGCCTGCGCTGCAACGAGAAGATCAAGTTCGCCGCGGTGCTGGAGCGCGGCCTCGCGCTAGGCTTCGACGCCGTCGTCACGGGCCACTACGCGACGCTGCGCACCGGACCCGGAAATGTGGTCGAGCTGCACCGGGCAGCCGACGGAGCCAAGGACCAGTCCTACGTGCTCGGCGTGCTGACCCAGGAACAGCTCGCGCATTCGTTGTTCCCGCTGGGCGACACCACGAAACCTCGCATTCGTGAGGAAGCGGCGCGCCGCGGCCTGCTGGTCGCGGACAAGCCCGACTCCCACGACATCTGCTTCATCGCCGACGGGGACACCGGCGGCTGGCTCACCGAGAAGCTGGGAGCCGACGCCCCCTCCGCGGGATCCATCGTCGACACCTCCGGCGCCGTGCTGGGTGAGCACGCGGGCACCCACCACTTCACGATCGGACAGCGCAAGGGGCTCCGTCTCGGCGTGCCCGCCCCCGACGGCAGGCCCCGCTTCGTGCTCGACATCGAGCCGGTCTCGGGCACGGTCACCGTCGGCCCGCGCGAGGACCTGCGCGTCGACGGGCTCACCTGCATCGCGCCCCGCTGGTGTGGTGCCGTGCCGACCGCGCTCGACGGCCCCGAGGTCACCGTCCAGCTCCGGGCACACGGCGCCGAGCACCGCGCCCGGGTCACCGTGGGGTCGTCCGCCCCAGCCCTACCTATGGCTAGGGCTCAGGCGGACGACCTCGTGGAGATCGAGCTCCTCGAGCCCGCGTCCGGCATCGCCCCCGGCCAGGCGGCGGTGATCTACGACGGCACCCGGGTCGTGGGCTCCGCGACGATCGCGGCCACGCGGCGTACGGCTGTGGGGGAGGGCGCATGA
- the rpmA gene encoding 50S ribosomal protein L27, with protein MAHKKGAASTKNGRDSNAQRLGVKRFGGQLVNAGEIIVRQRGTHFHPGSNVGRGGDDTLFALAAGAVEFGTKRGRRVVNIVPGE; from the coding sequence ATGGCTCACAAGAAGGGTGCCGCGAGCACCAAGAACGGTCGTGACTCGAACGCCCAGCGCCTCGGCGTGAAGCGCTTCGGTGGCCAGCTGGTCAACGCCGGCGAGATCATCGTCCGCCAGCGTGGCACGCACTTCCACCCCGGCTCCAACGTCGGCCGTGGTGGCGACGACACCCTCTTCGCCCTCGCCGCCGGTGCGGTCGAGTTCGGTACGAAGCGCGGCCGTCGCGTCGTCAACATCGTCCCGGGCGAGTGA
- a CDS encoding Rne/Rng family ribonuclease has protein sequence MSETTTEQNTAAESVEAAEAPAPAKKAPAKKAAAKKAPAKKAAAKKAPAKKAAAAEATAEPVAAEGDAPVEKAAAKKAPAKKAAAKKAAAKKAPAKKAPARKPAAKPVDEALPLDASPITDAAEAAEAPAATEAAATDAGATTVLFQAPETPKRTRTRKPAAKKAPEPVAETGPETPAEAADQVAGAVEVPAEDAAADVPAGEAQEQADVPAGEAQEQVDAQEADAEETDAEDGDEAEDAESDDEGQPRNPNRRRRRRGGRRRRKPGDANGEGNGEAAADSEGAETTESGEDAPAEAGTDNDSEGDSEGGDGTSTRRRRRRVRAGESASGEGDDPENTVTRVRQGRSAEDQITAVSGSTRLEAKKQRRREGREAGRRRAPIVSEAEFLARREAVERVMVIRQREDLTQIAVLEDKVLVEHYVARESQTSLIGNVYLGRVQNVLPSMEAAFIDIGKGRNAVLYAGEVNWSALGHKEGQPRKIENVLSSGQTVLVQVTKDPIGHKGARLTSQVSLAGRFLVYVPDGTTSGISRKLPDTERARLKALLKEIVPDTAGVIVRTAAEGAAEDELTRDVERLKARWEEIEKHTQGDAKGNAPRLLYGEPDLTLKVVRDLFTEDFSKLVIQGDDAWNTVQQYVAHVAPDLEDRLEQYAGDDVFATYRVQEQIAKGLDRKVWLPSGGSLIIDRTEAMTVVDVNTGKFTGSGGNLEETVTKNNLEAAEEVVRQLRLRDIGGIIVVDFIDMVLESNRDLVLRRLVECLGRDRTRHQVAEVTSLGLVQMTRKRIGTGLLEAFSETCEHCHGSGHITHAMPIEPKKSDDGGNQRGGNRRNRGRGGNGAQQEQGAKAPSPADVAAIAHAPEDADAQAADAVAEAAVDAVVATPAVDEPTQDAAQPDAQDTAAPREAAVVPEFLPGEPDLRELRAQQKAEEEAAAAAEAERKAAEAAERKAARDAERQAQREARAAERKAAAEAAALAEAEEAAASEEVAAADDADAALDEEPVVAEPEVEVAAEVTGTVAPPATEEAKGDQVEVPAAPAATTTVVTRQRRAVRRAAGSTAGAAPEPVQIVVAPPVAVEPAAAPEPPRVITRTRKAATRAAGAGVATDAGEQAGETASAELHVPVKKNSRKR, from the coding sequence ATGAGCGAGACCACCACCGAGCAGAACACCGCAGCAGAGAGCGTGGAGGCCGCCGAGGCGCCCGCGCCCGCGAAGAAGGCGCCGGCCAAGAAGGCGGCCGCGAAGAAGGCGCCGGCGAAGAAGGCGGCCGCGAAGAAGGCGCCGGCGAAGAAGGCCGCTGCCGCGGAGGCGACCGCCGAGCCGGTCGCCGCCGAGGGCGACGCCCCGGTCGAGAAGGCTGCGGCGAAGAAGGCGCCGGCCAAGAAGGCCGCCGCCAAGAAGGCCGCCGCCAAGAAGGCGCCGGCCAAGAAGGCGCCGGCCAGGAAGCCTGCGGCGAAGCCCGTCGACGAGGCGCTCCCGCTGGACGCCTCCCCGATCACCGATGCCGCCGAGGCGGCCGAGGCGCCGGCAGCCACCGAAGCCGCAGCGACCGACGCCGGCGCCACCACGGTGCTCTTCCAGGCGCCGGAGACCCCGAAGCGCACCCGCACGCGCAAGCCCGCTGCGAAGAAGGCCCCCGAGCCCGTCGCCGAGACCGGGCCCGAGACGCCGGCCGAGGCGGCCGACCAGGTCGCCGGCGCCGTCGAGGTCCCTGCGGAGGACGCCGCTGCCGACGTCCCGGCCGGCGAGGCGCAGGAGCAGGCCGACGTCCCGGCCGGCGAGGCGCAGGAGCAGGTCGACGCCCAGGAGGCCGACGCCGAGGAGACCGACGCCGAGGACGGCGACGAGGCCGAGGACGCCGAGTCCGACGACGAGGGCCAGCCCCGCAACCCCAACCGTCGTCGTCGCCGCCGTGGCGGCCGCCGTCGCCGCAAGCCGGGCGACGCCAACGGCGAGGGCAACGGCGAGGCCGCTGCGGACAGCGAGGGCGCGGAGACCACCGAGTCCGGCGAGGACGCCCCCGCGGAGGCCGGGACCGACAACGACTCCGAGGGCGACAGCGAGGGTGGCGACGGCACGAGCACCCGCCGTCGTCGTCGTCGCGTGCGTGCCGGCGAGTCGGCCTCCGGCGAGGGCGACGACCCGGAGAACACCGTCACCCGGGTCCGCCAGGGACGCTCCGCCGAGGACCAGATCACCGCTGTCTCGGGCTCCACCCGCCTCGAGGCCAAGAAGCAGCGCCGTCGTGAGGGTCGCGAGGCAGGCCGCCGCCGCGCCCCCATCGTCTCCGAGGCCGAGTTCCTGGCGCGCCGCGAGGCCGTCGAGCGGGTCATGGTCATCCGCCAGCGCGAGGACCTGACCCAGATCGCCGTGCTCGAGGACAAGGTCCTCGTCGAGCACTACGTCGCCCGTGAGTCGCAGACCAGCCTCATCGGCAACGTCTACCTCGGCCGGGTGCAGAACGTCCTGCCCTCGATGGAGGCCGCGTTCATCGACATCGGCAAGGGCCGCAACGCCGTCCTGTACGCCGGCGAGGTCAACTGGTCCGCCCTGGGCCACAAGGAGGGCCAGCCGCGCAAGATCGAGAACGTCCTCAGCTCCGGCCAGACCGTCCTGGTCCAGGTCACCAAGGACCCGATCGGTCACAAGGGCGCCCGCCTCACCTCGCAGGTCTCGCTCGCCGGCCGCTTCCTGGTCTACGTGCCCGACGGCACCACAAGCGGCATCTCGCGCAAGCTGCCCGACACCGAGCGTGCCCGCCTCAAGGCGCTGCTGAAGGAGATCGTCCCGGACACTGCGGGCGTCATCGTGCGCACGGCCGCGGAGGGCGCCGCCGAGGACGAGCTGACCCGTGACGTCGAGCGCCTCAAGGCCCGCTGGGAGGAGATCGAGAAGCACACGCAGGGCGACGCGAAGGGCAACGCCCCGCGCCTGCTCTACGGCGAGCCGGACCTCACCCTCAAGGTGGTCCGCGACCTCTTCACCGAGGACTTCTCCAAGCTCGTCATCCAGGGCGACGACGCCTGGAACACCGTCCAGCAGTACGTCGCGCACGTCGCCCCCGACCTCGAGGACCGCCTCGAGCAGTACGCCGGCGACGACGTCTTCGCGACGTACCGCGTCCAGGAGCAGATCGCCAAGGGCCTGGACCGCAAGGTCTGGCTGCCGTCGGGCGGCTCGCTGATCATCGACCGCACCGAGGCGATGACGGTCGTCGACGTCAACACCGGCAAGTTCACCGGCTCCGGCGGCAACCTCGAGGAGACGGTCACCAAGAACAACCTCGAGGCGGCCGAGGAGGTCGTGCGCCAGCTCCGGCTGCGCGACATCGGCGGCATCATCGTCGTCGACTTCATCGACATGGTGCTCGAGTCCAACCGCGACCTGGTCCTGCGTCGCCTCGTCGAGTGCCTCGGCCGCGACCGCACGCGCCACCAGGTCGCCGAGGTCACCTCGCTCGGTCTCGTGCAGATGACGCGCAAGCGGATCGGCACCGGCCTGCTCGAGGCCTTCTCCGAGACCTGCGAGCACTGCCACGGCAGCGGCCACATCACCCACGCGATGCCGATCGAGCCGAAGAAGTCCGACGACGGCGGCAACCAGCGCGGGGGCAACCGCCGCAACCGTGGCCGCGGTGGCAACGGCGCTCAGCAGGAGCAGGGCGCCAAGGCGCCGTCGCCGGCCGACGTCGCCGCGATCGCCCACGCCCCGGAGGACGCGGACGCCCAGGCGGCTGACGCGGTCGCGGAGGCGGCCGTGGATGCAGTCGTCGCGACGCCCGCCGTCGACGAGCCCACGCAGGACGCCGCGCAGCCCGATGCCCAGGACACGGCTGCTCCCCGCGAGGCGGCCGTCGTTCCCGAGTTCCTGCCCGGCGAGCCCGACCTCCGTGAGCTCCGCGCCCAGCAGAAGGCCGAGGAGGAGGCTGCCGCCGCGGCCGAGGCCGAGCGCAAGGCCGCCGAGGCTGCCGAGCGCAAGGCCGCCCGTGACGCCGAGCGCCAGGCCCAGCGTGAGGCGCGTGCCGCCGAGCGCAAGGCCGCGGCTGAGGCTGCCGCCCTGGCTGAGGCCGAGGAGGCCGCTGCCTCGGAGGAGGTCGCCGCGGCCGACGACGCCGATGCCGCGCTCGACGAGGAGCCGGTCGTCGCCGAGCCCGAGGTGGAGGTCGCTGCCGAGGTCACCGGGACCGTCGCGCCCCCCGCCACGGAGGAGGCCAAAGGCGACCAGGTCGAGGTTCCGGCTGCTCCGGCCGCGACGACGACGGTCGTGACCCGCCAGCGCCGTGCCGTACGCCGGGCTGCCGGGTCCACGGCCGGGGCCGCCCCCGAGCCGGTGCAGATCGTGGTCGCTCCGCCCGTCGCGGTCGAGCCGGCCGCTGCTCCGGAGCCGCCGCGGGTGATCACCCGGACCCGGAAGGCTGCGACGCGTGCTGCTGGTGCGGGCGTCGCGACGGACGCAGGCGAGCAGGCGGGGGAGACGGCCTCGGCCGAGCTCCACGTGCCCGTCAAGAAGAACTCCCGCAAGCGGTAA
- a CDS encoding methionine synthase has protein sequence MTATGIGSMPGGDVLASEDDNAREYAEAVRVVLGELPDFAHLPELPGRGAGASMTGRALALVTELGVDLQPAGWRLTGSGSGIDHRRARSLLGRDLDVFEEHAQGLAGPVKVQVCGPWTLAATVEKPRGDKVLADHGARRELAEALALGVADHVADMRRRVPGATEIVVQVDEPALPAVLAAQVPTASGFGKHRAIHPPEASGALETVLSAVTGAGATPVVHCCAGEVPVDLIRGAGARGVAVDLAALRASAYDGVAAALEAGERVLLGVVPTLDPATSLTDKAVADKALRFLDMLGLEPVPGLVLTPGCGLAGASPAWARRALELVASASKHLR, from the coding sequence ATGACCGCCACCGGCATCGGCTCGATGCCCGGCGGTGACGTGCTGGCATCCGAGGACGACAACGCCCGGGAGTACGCCGAGGCGGTGCGGGTCGTGCTCGGCGAGCTGCCTGACTTCGCGCACCTGCCGGAGCTGCCGGGGCGCGGCGCCGGTGCCTCGATGACCGGCCGCGCGCTGGCCCTGGTGACCGAGCTCGGCGTCGACCTGCAGCCGGCCGGCTGGCGGCTGACCGGGTCTGGCTCGGGCATCGACCACCGCCGGGCGCGCTCGCTCCTGGGCCGTGACCTCGACGTCTTCGAGGAGCACGCGCAGGGCCTCGCCGGTCCCGTGAAGGTCCAGGTGTGCGGTCCGTGGACGCTGGCGGCGACCGTCGAGAAGCCGCGCGGCGACAAGGTCCTCGCCGACCACGGCGCGCGACGCGAGCTGGCCGAGGCCCTCGCCCTGGGCGTGGCCGACCACGTCGCGGACATGCGCCGCCGGGTGCCGGGGGCGACCGAGATCGTCGTCCAGGTCGACGAGCCGGCGCTGCCGGCCGTGCTCGCCGCACAGGTCCCGACGGCGTCGGGCTTCGGCAAGCACCGGGCGATCCACCCGCCCGAGGCGTCGGGCGCCCTGGAGACCGTGCTGTCAGCCGTCACGGGCGCCGGAGCGACACCTGTGGTGCACTGCTGCGCGGGCGAGGTGCCGGTGGACCTGATCCGCGGCGCGGGGGCGCGCGGCGTCGCGGTCGACCTGGCCGCCCTGCGCGCGTCGGCCTACGACGGCGTGGCGGCCGCCCTCGAAGCGGGGGAGCGGGTGCTGCTGGGAGTGGTCCCGACGCTCGACCCGGCCACGTCGCTTACCGACAAGGCGGTGGCGGATAAGGCGCTGCGCTTCCTGGACATGCTGGGGCTCGAGCCCGTGCCGGGGCTGGTGCTCACGCCCGGGTGTGGCCTCGCCGGTGCCTCGCCCGCGTGGGCGCGCCGGGCGCTCGAGCTCGTGGCGTCGGCGTCGAAGCACCTGCGCTGA
- the obgE gene encoding GTPase ObgE, which translates to MAVPTFVDKVTLHVAAGRGGHGVASVHREKFKPLGGPDGGNGGPGGSVILRVDPDVTTLIDYHHSPKRKASNGGGGAGDHRNGAHGQDLILPVPDGTIVSLRDGTVLGDLLGAGTEMVVAQGGKGGLGNAALASAKRKAPGFALLGEPGDELEIVLELKVVADIGLVGFPSAGKSSLIASISRARPKIADYPFTTLVPNLGVVRAGDTTFTVADVPGLIEGAAEGRGLGHDFLRHIERCAALVHVIDTANIEPGRNPVDDLDVMEGELHRYGGLEDRPRLVALNKIDVPDGRDIASFVVDELRERGLEVFEVSAASGEGMKELIFAMARIVQASRTEKPEVEPTRIVIRPRSADGADDFTVTRTDEGWRVRGEKPERWIRQTDFNNEEAVGFLADRLNRLGVEKRLLEVGAVEGDAVIIGAEENSVVFDFKPELDAGAGEMLGRRGEDQRLREDRPAAQRRRDIQEAMEEKGEHETRADVARRLDATRGGTSGPLSYEIGSAEDPDWAESDPDSLT; encoded by the coding sequence ATGGCTGTGCCCACGTTCGTCGACAAGGTGACGCTGCACGTCGCCGCCGGACGTGGCGGCCACGGCGTCGCCTCGGTGCACCGGGAGAAGTTCAAGCCCCTCGGCGGCCCCGACGGCGGCAACGGCGGCCCGGGTGGCTCCGTCATCCTGCGCGTCGACCCCGACGTGACGACGCTGATCGACTACCACCACAGCCCCAAGCGCAAGGCCTCCAACGGCGGCGGCGGTGCCGGTGACCACCGCAACGGCGCCCACGGCCAGGACCTGATCCTCCCCGTCCCGGACGGCACGATCGTCAGCCTCCGTGACGGCACCGTCCTCGGCGACCTGCTCGGCGCCGGCACCGAGATGGTGGTCGCCCAGGGCGGCAAGGGCGGTCTCGGCAACGCCGCGCTGGCCAGTGCCAAGCGCAAGGCCCCCGGCTTCGCCCTGCTCGGCGAGCCCGGCGACGAGCTGGAGATCGTGCTCGAGCTGAAGGTCGTCGCCGACATCGGTCTGGTCGGCTTCCCGTCGGCCGGCAAGTCCTCGCTCATCGCGAGCATCAGCCGGGCCCGGCCCAAGATCGCCGACTACCCGTTCACCACCCTGGTCCCCAACCTCGGCGTGGTCCGTGCGGGCGACACCACCTTCACGGTCGCCGACGTGCCGGGCCTGATCGAGGGTGCGGCCGAGGGTCGCGGCCTGGGCCACGACTTCCTGCGCCACATCGAGCGCTGTGCCGCGCTGGTCCACGTGATCGACACGGCCAACATCGAGCCCGGTCGCAACCCGGTCGACGACCTCGACGTGATGGAGGGCGAGCTCCACCGCTACGGCGGTCTCGAGGACCGTCCGCGCCTGGTGGCCCTCAACAAGATCGACGTGCCCGACGGGCGCGACATCGCGTCGTTCGTGGTCGACGAGCTCCGCGAGCGTGGCCTGGAGGTCTTCGAGGTGTCCGCCGCCTCCGGTGAGGGCATGAAGGAGCTGATCTTCGCGATGGCGAGGATCGTCCAGGCCTCCCGCACCGAGAAGCCCGAGGTCGAGCCCACCCGCATCGTGATCCGTCCGCGCAGCGCCGACGGTGCCGACGACTTCACCGTCACCCGCACCGACGAGGGCTGGCGCGTGCGGGGCGAGAAGCCGGAGCGCTGGATCCGCCAGACCGACTTCAACAACGAGGAGGCCGTCGGCTTCCTCGCGGACCGCCTCAACCGGCTCGGTGTCGAGAAGCGCCTGCTCGAGGTGGGTGCGGTCGAGGGCGATGCCGTCATCATCGGCGCCGAGGAGAACTCGGTCGTCTTCGACTTCAAGCCGGAGCTCGACGCCGGTGCCGGCGAGATGCTCGGCCGCCGCGGCGAGGACCAGCGCCTGCGCGAGGACCGCCCCGCGGCGCAGCGTCGTCGCGACATCCAGGAGGCCATGGAGGAGAAGGGCGAGCACGAGACGCGTGCCGACGTCGCCCGTCGCCTCGACGCGACCCGCGGTGGCACGTCCGGTCCGCTGTCGTACGAGATCGGCTCCGCCGAGGACCCGGACTGGGCCGAGTCGGACCCGGACTCCCTGACGTGA